The Bos mutus isolate GX-2022 chromosome 7, NWIPB_WYAK_1.1, whole genome shotgun sequence genome window below encodes:
- the LOC102266009 gene encoding protocadherin alpha-C2 isoform X3 codes for MELAGIRPGETVHPRLQPPMSWLPLLQLLLLLPGPAASQLRYSVPEEQAPGAPVGNVARALGLELRRLGPGCLRIHHLGAPSPRYLELDLTNGALFVNERIDREALCEQRPRCLLSLEVLAHSPVAVSAVEVEVLDINDNSPRFPRPDYQLQVSESVAPGARFHIESAQDPDVGTNSVQTYELSPNEHFELDLKPLQENSKVLELLLRKGLDREQAVLHHLVLTAVDGGSPARSGTAQISVRVLDTNDNSPAFDQSTYRVHLREDSPPGTLVVKLNASDPDEGSNGELTYSLSSYTSDRERQLFSIDASTGEVRVSGALDYEEASSYQIYVQATDRGPVPMVGHCKVLVDIVDVNDNAPEVVLTDLYSPVPEDAASNTVVALLSVNDQDSGPNRKVSLGLEAALPFRLNGFGNSYTLVVSGPLDRERVAAYNITVTATDGGVPQLTSQRTLQVEISDINDNPPSFPKDSYSIYIEENNLPGVLLCTVQATDPDEKENAEVTYSLLEREVQGLPVTSYVSINSASGSLYAVNSFDYEKFREFFVIVEARDNGSPPLSSTVTVNVYVVDVNDHAPHILYPTSTNSSVAIEMVPRTAPAGYLVTKVIAMDSDSGQNAWLFYHLSQISDLDLFKVELHTGEIRTTRKMGDETGTTFNLTVVVRDNGEPSLSASVAITVAVVDRVSRILPDTQRHVKSPRTYSEITLYLIIALSTVSFIFLLTIIVLSIIKCYRYTAYGTTCCGGFCGVRERCPAELYKQANNNIDARIPPGLKVQPHFIEVRGNGSLTKTYCYKACLTAGSGSDTFMFYNTGAQTGPGPGGAQAAAGDSRHLTGQSGQSAGNLIILKNEAVSQNEPRQPNPDWRYSASLRAGMHSSVHLEEAGILRAGPGGPDQQWPTVSSATPEPEAGEVSPPVGAGVNSNSWTFKYGPGNPKQSGPEPKKQTQVSFLLRRKGEASQPRQ; via the exons ATGGAGCTGGCGGGCATCAGACCCGGGGAGACAGTGCATCCGCGACTCCAGCCGCCCATGTCCTGGCTGCCGCTGTTGcagcttctcctgctgctgccggGCCCAGCGGCCTCCCAGCTGCGATACTCGGTGCCGGAGGAGCAGGCACCCGGCGCGCCTGTGGGCAACGTGGCTCGTGCGCTGGGGTTGGAGCTGCGGCGCTTGGGGCCGGGCTGCCTGCGCATCCACCACCTGGGTGCGCCCAGCCCGCGCTACCTGGAGCTGGACCTGACCAATGGAGCGCTCTTCGTCAACGAGCGCATTGACCGGGAGGCGCTGTGCGAGCAGCGGCCTCGCTGCCTGCTCAGTCTGGAAGTGCTGGCGCACAGCCCGGTGGCGGTGAGCGCCGTGGAGGTGGAGGTGCTGGACATCAACGACAACTCGCCCCGCTTCCCGCGGCCCGACTACCAGCTGCAGGTAAGCGAATCGGTGGCCCCTGGAGCGCGCTTTCACATAGAGAGCGCCCAGGACCCCGACGTGGGCACCAACTCGGTGCAGACCTACGAGCTCAGCCCCAATGAGCACTTCGAGCTGGACCTGAAACCCCTGCAAGAGAACAGTAAGgtgctggagctgctgctgcggAAGGGCCTAGACCGCGAGCAGGCAGTCTTGCACCACCTGGTTCTCACAGCTGTGGACGGGGGCAGCCCAGCCCGCTCCGGCACCGCGCAGATCTCGGTGCGAGTCCTGGACACTAACGACAATTCTCCCGCTTTCGACCAGTCCACTTACCGCGTCCACCTTCGAGAGGACTCGCCCCCAGGCACGCTAGTGGTGAAGCTGAATGCCTCCGACCCGGATGAGGGCTCCAATGGCGAGCTCACGTACTCCTTGAGCAGCTACACGTCGGACCGGGAGAGACAGCTCTTCAGCATCGACGCCAGCACGGGGGAAGTGCGCGTCAGCGGAGCGCTGGATTACGAGGAGGCCTCCTCCTACCAGATCTATGTGCAGGCAACTGACCGGGGTCCGGTGCCCATGGTGGGTCACTGCAAGGTGCTGGTGGATATCGTGGACGTGAATGATAACGCACCAGAGGTGGTGCTCACGGATCTGTACAGCCCGGTGCCTGAGGACGCTGCCTCCAACACTGTTGTGGCCCTTCTCAGTGTCAATGACCAAGACTCGGGTCCCAACCGGAAAGTGAGCCTGGGACTGGAGGCCGCACTGCCTTTCCGACTGAATGGTTTTGGAAACTCCTACACACTGGTGGTGAGTGGACCCCTGGACCGGGAGCGGGTGGCTGCCTACAACATCACAGTGACTGCCACTGATGGGGGAGTACCACAGCTCACGTCCCAGCGGACACTGCAGGTTGAGATCTCTGACATCAATGACAATCCCCCCAGCTTCCCAAAGGACTCCTACTCCATCTACATAGAGGAGAACAATTTGCCAGGGGTGTTGCTCTGCACTGTGCAAGCCACGGACCCAGATGAAAAGGAGAATGCGGAGGTGACCTACTCCCTCCTGGAGAGGGAAGTTCAAGGGCTGCCGGTCACTTCCTATGTCTCCATTAACAGTGCCAGTGGCAGCCTTTATGCTGTCAACTCCTTTGATTATGAGAAGTTTCGGGAGTTTTTTGTGATTGTGGAGGCCCGAGACAATGGGAGCCCACCACTGAGCAGCACTGTGACCGTCAATGTGTATGTAGTGGACGTGAATGACCATGCCCCTCACATCCTGTACCCTACCTCAACCAATTCATCAGTAGCCATTGAAATGGTGCCTCGAACTGCCCCTGCTGGCTACCTGGTCACTAAAGTCATAGCCATGGACTCAGATTCTGGGCAAAATGCTTGGCTCTTTTACCATCTGTCCCAGATTTCTGACCTGGACCTCTTTAAAGTAGAGCTCCACACAGGAGAAATTAGGACTACCAGGAAGATGGGAGATGAGACTGGAACCACTTTCAACCTGACCGTGGTGGTCCGAGATAATGGAGAGCCATCGTTGTCAGCCTCTGTGGCCATTACAGTAGCTGTGGTGGATAGGGTTTCCAGAATCCTCCCTGACACTCAGAGACACGTGAAAAGTCCTCGGACATACTCTGAAATTACACTTTATCTCATAATAGCACTAAGCACAgtgtcttttatatttcttttgacaATCATTGTTTTGAGCATCATCAAGTGCTACCGCTACACTGCTTATGGCACCACGTGCTGTGGAGGCTTCTGTGGAGTGAGGGAGAGGTGCCCTGCAGAACTCTACAAGCAGGCCAACAACAACATTGACGCCAGGATTCCTCCTGGCCTCAAAGTGCAGCCTCACTTCATCGAAGTGCGAGGGAACGGCTCCCTCACCAAGACCTACTGCTACAAGGCCTGTCTGACAGCAGGCTCAGGGAGCGATACCTTCATGTTTTACAACACAGGGGCACAGACAGGACCGGGACCTGGGGGAGCCCAAGCAGCGGCAGGTGACAGCAGGCACCTCACAGGCCAAAGTGGGCAGAGTGCTGGGAACCTGATTATACTAAAAAATGAAGCTGTTTCTCAAAATGAG CCACGACAGCCCAACCCTGACTGGCGTTACTCTGCCTCCCTGAGAGCAGGAATGCACAG CTCTGTGCACCTGGAGGAGGCTGGCATTCTACGGGCTGGTCCAGGGGGACCCGATCAGCAGTGGCCAACAGTATCCAGTGCGACACCAG